A genomic stretch from Chitinophaga lutea includes:
- a CDS encoding DMT family transporter: MKKSGFALGFAMALIGAMMFSAKAIYVKLIYRSESIDAISMLALRMLFSLPFYLVTAWVLARRPDNVKLTARQWGIIAVLGLLGYYMSSLLDFMGLAYISAGLERLILFLYPTFALLIGAVAFRRKITRTQKLALAIAYAGMLVAFLGDVQQEWGASVVTGSLLVLGCALTYAFYIVGGGEIIPKVGSMKFTAYALVFSSTGVFTQYLLKHWVQPQQFSGHTYWLCFQMAIISTVIPTFLTSEGIRKIGSGNTAIITSVGPVATIVQAYIFLGEPITWQQLLGTALVLAGILLIGKKGKTTPANPSPDK, translated from the coding sequence ATGAAAAAATCCGGCTTCGCCCTTGGGTTTGCCATGGCCCTCATTGGGGCTATGATGTTTTCCGCCAAGGCCATCTACGTCAAACTCATATACCGTTCGGAATCCATCGACGCCATCTCCATGCTGGCATTACGGATGCTGTTTTCCCTGCCTTTTTACCTCGTTACCGCCTGGGTGCTGGCGCGCCGGCCGGACAATGTGAAGCTCACCGCCCGCCAGTGGGGCATCATCGCCGTACTGGGCCTGCTGGGGTATTACATGAGCAGCCTGCTCGATTTCATGGGCCTGGCCTACATTTCCGCCGGCCTGGAGCGGCTCATCCTCTTCCTGTACCCCACCTTCGCGCTGCTGATCGGCGCCGTGGCCTTCCGCCGAAAAATTACCCGCACCCAAAAACTGGCTTTGGCTATCGCTTACGCGGGCATGCTCGTGGCTTTTCTCGGGGATGTACAGCAGGAATGGGGCGCGTCCGTGGTGACCGGCAGCCTGCTGGTGCTTGGCTGTGCGCTCACCTATGCCTTTTACATCGTGGGCGGCGGGGAGATCATCCCGAAAGTGGGATCCATGAAATTTACGGCCTATGCCCTCGTGTTCTCGTCTACCGGGGTGTTTACCCAATACCTGCTGAAACACTGGGTGCAGCCGCAGCAGTTTTCCGGGCATACCTACTGGCTCTGTTTCCAGATGGCCATCATTTCCACGGTTATCCCCACTTTCCTGACCAGCGAGGGCATCCGCAAGATCGGTTCCGGCAATACCGCCATCATTACCAGCGTGGGGCCGGTGGCCACCATCGTGCAGGCTTACATCTTCCTGGGAGAGCCCATTACCTGGCAGCAGCTGCTGGGTACGGCGCTGGTGCTGGCGGGCATATTGCTGATCGGTAAAAAAGGGAAAACGACGCCCGCAAACCCTTCACCAGACAAGTAA
- the uvrA gene encoding excinuclease ABC subunit UvrA, producing the protein MCAKVKTKEVTVEREPVSTSDHIFIKGARVHNLKNVSVSIPRNKLVVVTGVSGSGKSSLTMDTLYAEGQRRYAESLSAYARQFLMRMNKPEVDYIKGICPAIAIEQKVITRTPRSTVGSMTELYDYLRLLFARAGQTFSPVSGQLVKKHEVSDVVDAITRLPKGSKVQILVPFRQHANRKPAEELGILMQKGFSRLYVNGALVRIEELQEDKNPKVPAGAHVLIDRIVVKDFEEDDKHRIADSIQTAFYESEGDCYLEVDGAISHHFSNRFELDGIQFEEPVPNLFSFNNPYGACPTCEGFGQVLGIDADLVIPDRRLSVFEGAIAPWRGEKMGEYKEALIKSARKFNFPVHKPVADLTDEQLKLLWTGNEHFYGLNEFFKMVEQNLYKVQYRVMQARYRGRTVCPTCNGARLRKEATYVKVGGMGIAELVDMPVENLKAWFDNLTLNEYQQQVSKRILIEINHRLKTLLDVGLSYLTLNRVANTLSGGESQRIQLTRTLGSNLTNSLYILDEPSIGLHARDTNRLIRVLHELRDLGNTVVVVEHDEQLMEKADYIIDMGPLASHLGGEVIFAGTYPEILTDGKSLTGKYLSGNMRVEPPARTRKWKRSIVLEGCRQNNLKNIDVEFPLGILTVVSGVSGSGKTTLIKQILYPALMKLKGEFTDKVGHHRLMKGDVDYVTQIEMIDQNPIGKSSRSNPVTYIKAYDEIRDLFSKQPLSKMRGFQPKHFSFNVDGGRCDTCKGEGEVIVEMQFLADVHLTCETCGGKRFKDEVLEVTYKGKNIYDILEMGVDEAIEFFKDEKEVVNRIRPLSDVGLGYVKLGQSSDTLSGGEAQRVKLASFLGKGKAQGHILFIFDEPTTGLHFHDIKKLLASFNALIEQGHSVLVIEHNLDVIRSADWAIDLGPEGGEGGGSLLYAGVPEGLKKVKESYTGKFL; encoded by the coding sequence ATGTGCGCAAAAGTAAAAACCAAGGAAGTAACCGTTGAACGTGAACCAGTTAGCACTTCGGACCATATCTTTATCAAAGGGGCCCGGGTACATAACCTCAAAAACGTCAGCGTTTCAATACCCAGAAATAAATTAGTGGTGGTAACCGGCGTCAGCGGCTCCGGCAAGAGCAGCCTGACCATGGATACCCTCTACGCCGAAGGCCAGCGCCGCTATGCGGAAAGCCTCAGCGCCTACGCCCGCCAGTTCCTCATGCGGATGAACAAGCCGGAGGTGGACTATATCAAGGGCATCTGCCCGGCCATCGCCATCGAACAGAAGGTGATCACCCGTACGCCCCGCTCTACCGTAGGCTCCATGACGGAACTGTACGACTACCTGCGCCTGCTCTTCGCCCGCGCGGGGCAGACGTTCTCCCCCGTATCCGGCCAGCTGGTGAAAAAACATGAGGTGAGCGACGTGGTGGACGCCATCACCCGCCTGCCCAAAGGCAGCAAGGTGCAGATACTGGTGCCTTTCCGCCAGCACGCCAACCGCAAACCGGCCGAAGAGTTGGGCATCCTCATGCAGAAAGGTTTTTCCCGCCTGTACGTGAATGGCGCCCTGGTGCGGATAGAGGAGCTGCAGGAAGATAAAAATCCCAAAGTGCCGGCCGGGGCCCACGTGCTCATCGACCGCATCGTGGTGAAGGATTTTGAGGAAGACGACAAACACCGTATCGCGGACTCCATCCAGACGGCTTTTTACGAAAGCGAAGGCGACTGTTACCTGGAAGTGGACGGCGCCATTTCCCATCACTTTTCCAACCGCTTCGAGCTCGACGGCATCCAGTTCGAAGAGCCCGTGCCGAACCTGTTTTCCTTCAACAATCCCTACGGCGCCTGCCCTACCTGCGAAGGTTTCGGCCAGGTGCTGGGCATCGACGCGGACCTGGTGATACCGGACCGGCGGCTGAGCGTGTTCGAAGGGGCCATTGCGCCCTGGCGCGGTGAAAAGATGGGCGAATACAAGGAAGCGCTGATCAAAAGCGCCCGGAAATTCAACTTCCCGGTGCATAAACCCGTGGCCGACCTTACGGACGAACAGCTGAAGCTGCTGTGGACCGGCAACGAACATTTTTACGGGCTGAACGAGTTTTTCAAAATGGTGGAGCAGAACCTCTACAAAGTGCAGTACCGGGTGATGCAGGCCCGCTACCGCGGCCGCACCGTTTGCCCTACCTGCAACGGCGCCCGCCTCCGCAAGGAAGCCACCTATGTGAAAGTAGGCGGCATGGGCATTGCGGAACTGGTGGACATGCCGGTGGAAAACCTGAAAGCATGGTTCGATAACCTGACGCTGAACGAATACCAGCAACAGGTGTCCAAAAGGATACTCATCGAAATCAATCACCGCCTGAAAACTCTGCTGGACGTAGGTTTGAGCTATCTCACCCTCAACCGTGTGGCCAATACCCTCAGCGGCGGCGAAAGCCAGCGCATCCAGCTAACCCGCACCCTGGGCAGCAACCTCACCAACTCCCTTTATATCCTCGACGAGCCGAGCATCGGCCTGCATGCGCGCGACACCAACCGCCTCATCAGGGTGCTGCACGAACTGCGCGACCTCGGTAACACCGTGGTGGTGGTGGAGCACGATGAACAGCTCATGGAAAAAGCGGATTACATCATCGACATGGGCCCCCTAGCCAGTCATCTCGGCGGCGAGGTGATCTTCGCCGGCACCTATCCCGAAATTCTCACCGACGGCAAAAGCCTCACAGGCAAATACCTCAGCGGCAACATGCGCGTGGAGCCGCCCGCCCGCACCCGCAAATGGAAACGCTCCATCGTGCTGGAAGGCTGCCGGCAGAACAATCTGAAGAACATTGACGTGGAGTTTCCCCTCGGCATCCTCACCGTGGTAAGCGGTGTGTCCGGCTCCGGGAAAACCACCCTCATCAAACAGATACTCTACCCCGCGCTGATGAAGCTAAAAGGGGAGTTCACCGATAAAGTGGGCCACCACCGCCTCATGAAAGGAGACGTGGATTATGTGACGCAGATCGAGATGATTGACCAGAACCCGATCGGCAAATCATCGCGCTCCAACCCGGTCACCTACATCAAGGCGTACGACGAGATCCGCGACCTGTTTTCCAAACAGCCCCTCAGCAAAATGCGCGGCTTCCAGCCCAAACATTTTTCGTTCAACGTAGACGGCGGCCGTTGCGATACCTGCAAAGGCGAAGGCGAAGTGATCGTGGAAATGCAGTTCCTCGCAGACGTGCACCTGACCTGCGAAACCTGCGGCGGCAAACGTTTTAAAGACGAAGTGCTGGAAGTGACCTATAAGGGCAAAAATATTTACGACATCCTGGAAATGGGCGTGGACGAAGCCATCGAGTTTTTCAAAGATGAAAAGGAAGTGGTGAACAGGATACGCCCCCTCAGCGATGTGGGATTGGGATATGTGAAACTGGGGCAGTCGTCCGACACACTTTCCGGCGGCGAAGCGCAGCGTGTGAAACTCGCGTCGTTCCTCGGCAAAGGAAAAGCGCAGGGGCACATTTTGTTTATCTTCGACGAGCCCACCACCGGCCTTCATTTTCACGACATCAAAAAACTGCTGGCGTCTTTTAACGCGTTAATCGAACAGGGCCACAGCGTGCTGGTGATCGAACATAACCTCGACGTGATCCGCTCCGCGGACTGGGCGATCGATCTCGGGCCGGAAGGCGGCGAAGGCGGCGGAAGCCTGCTCTACGCGGGCGTTCCGGAAGGATTGAAAAAAGTAAAGGAAAGTTATACCGGGAAGTTTTTATAA
- a CDS encoding acetyl-CoA C-acyltransferase — protein sequence MQAAYITDAVRSPIGRYGGALRTVRPDDLLALMLRSLLKRSPSLDPSAVEDVIAGATNQAGEDNRDVARMAVLLAGLPVSVAGNTVNRLCASGLQAIMDAARAVMCGEGDVYMAGGVESMTRAPLVMPKADGAFSRKTEIYDSTIGWRFTNEKLAALYYPFSMGETAENVAREWKIGREDQDRFAFDSQRKYKQALGAGIWQDEIIPVEITPNKEEQVVFSKDEHPRETTLEKLAGLKPAFAKDGTVTAGNSSGINDGASAVLVVSESALKRFNLQPIARISAMAVAGVDPAIMGIGPVPATAKALKRAGLRVTDLDVIELNEAFASQSLACIRELGLNPEKINFNGGSIAIGHPLGCSGARITTTLLHEMKRRAGARYGLATMCVGVGQGAAIVFERM from the coding sequence ATGCAAGCAGCTTACATTACCGATGCCGTAAGAAGTCCTATTGGCCGCTATGGTGGCGCATTGCGAACCGTCCGGCCCGACGATCTGCTGGCCCTGATGCTCCGTTCCCTGTTAAAACGCAGCCCCTCCCTCGACCCTTCGGCCGTGGAGGACGTGATTGCCGGGGCTACCAACCAGGCAGGGGAGGATAACCGCGATGTGGCCCGGATGGCCGTGCTGCTGGCCGGCCTGCCCGTATCGGTAGCGGGCAATACGGTGAACCGCCTTTGCGCGTCCGGCCTCCAGGCCATCATGGACGCCGCCCGGGCCGTGATGTGCGGGGAAGGCGACGTGTACATGGCCGGCGGGGTGGAAAGCATGACCCGCGCCCCCCTGGTGATGCCCAAGGCCGACGGCGCCTTCAGCCGTAAAACAGAAATCTACGATTCCACCATAGGCTGGCGTTTCACCAACGAAAAGCTGGCCGCCCTGTATTATCCCTTTTCCATGGGCGAAACGGCCGAAAACGTGGCCCGGGAGTGGAAGATCGGCCGGGAAGACCAGGACCGGTTCGCCTTCGACAGCCAGCGCAAGTACAAACAGGCGCTGGGGGCGGGTATCTGGCAGGATGAGATCATCCCCGTGGAGATCACCCCCAACAAGGAAGAGCAGGTGGTGTTCTCCAAAGACGAACATCCCCGTGAAACCACCCTCGAAAAGCTGGCCGGGCTCAAACCCGCCTTCGCCAAAGACGGTACGGTCACCGCCGGAAATTCCTCCGGCATCAACGATGGCGCGTCCGCCGTGCTGGTGGTGTCTGAAAGCGCGCTGAAACGTTTCAACCTGCAGCCCATCGCCCGGATAAGCGCCATGGCCGTGGCCGGGGTAGATCCCGCCATCATGGGCATCGGGCCCGTTCCCGCCACCGCCAAAGCGCTCAAACGGGCCGGCCTGCGGGTAACCGACCTGGACGTCATCGAGCTCAACGAGGCCTTCGCCTCCCAGTCGCTCGCCTGCATCCGCGAGCTGGGCCTCAACCCGGAGAAGATCAACTTCAACGGCGGCTCCATCGCCATCGGCCACCCGCTGGGTTGTAGCGGCGCCCGCATCACCACCACCCTGCTGCACGAAATGAAACGCCGTGCCGGCGCCCGTTACGGGCTGGCCACCATGTGCGTGGGCGTGGGCCAGGGAGCGGCCATCGTGTTCGAGAGGATGTAG
- a CDS encoding RNA polymerase sigma factor, producing MYKLNDEQLITLFKKGHASALEELVYRHKDKLYTSIVLLVKDAFLAEDIFQDTFIKIIDTIRAERYTEKGKFLPWAMRIAHNLCVDHFRKIKRTPVIKTSDDKDIFNVLGFSEPSAEEKMMTRQSHDSVRRMLDMLPEEQREVIILRHYAELSFKEIADLTNVSINTALGRMRYGLINLRKMMTEKQICL from the coding sequence ATGTACAAACTGAATGATGAACAACTGATCACACTGTTCAAAAAGGGGCACGCTTCTGCCCTGGAAGAGCTGGTTTACCGCCACAAAGATAAACTCTATACTTCCATCGTATTGCTCGTAAAAGACGCCTTTCTCGCTGAGGATATCTTCCAGGATACTTTCATCAAGATCATCGATACTATCCGTGCCGAACGTTACACCGAGAAAGGAAAGTTTCTTCCCTGGGCCATGCGCATCGCGCATAACCTTTGTGTAGACCATTTCAGGAAGATCAAACGTACGCCGGTGATCAAAACGAGCGACGACAAAGATATTTTCAATGTACTGGGCTTCAGCGAGCCGAGCGCGGAGGAAAAGATGATGACCCGGCAGAGCCACGACAGCGTGCGCAGGATGCTGGATATGCTGCCCGAAGAGCAGCGCGAGGTGATCATCCTCCGGCACTATGCGGAACTGAGCTTCAAGGAAATTGCCGACCTCACAAATGTGAGCATCAATACTGCATTGGGCCGTATGCGCTATGGCCTGATCAATCTCCGGAAGATGATGACGGAGAAGCAGATTTGTTTGTGA
- a CDS encoding DUF4293 domain-containing protein: MIQRIQSLFLLLAAIAGGFMGNFNLWKAKLTKGNVASEDYFNATSSYLIFIVLMVSTILALVTIFLYKKRKLQFRLTVLNIFLAIAVLLLIYFKVQDKANLLQSEGAVIVQATFLLPAFLPVVMVVCLFLAARGIYKDEKLIKSLDRLR; this comes from the coding sequence ATGATACAACGTATCCAAAGCCTGTTTTTATTGCTGGCCGCCATCGCCGGGGGCTTCATGGGCAACTTCAACCTGTGGAAGGCCAAACTCACGAAAGGGAACGTGGCCAGCGAAGACTATTTCAACGCTACCTCCAGCTATCTGATATTTATCGTGCTGATGGTCAGCACCATCCTGGCGCTGGTGACCATCTTCCTCTACAAAAAACGCAAACTCCAGTTCCGCCTCACCGTCCTGAACATTTTCCTGGCCATTGCCGTGCTCCTGCTGATCTATTTCAAGGTGCAGGACAAGGCCAATCTCCTCCAGAGCGAAGGCGCGGTGATCGTACAGGCCACTTTCCTGCTGCCGGCCTTTTTACCGGTAGTGATGGTGGTATGCCTGTTTCTGGCGGCCCGCGGTATTTATAAAGACGAAAAGCTCATCAAGTCGCTCGACCGCCTGCGGTAA
- the rlmN gene encoding 23S rRNA (adenine(2503)-C(2))-methyltransferase RlmN translates to MMKKQNIRHLSLSQVQEVFAEMGEKPFRAKQVYEWLWLKQAPDFESMTNLSKPLRAALEERFTLPSIKVDTTQQSTDGTIKSRFRLHDGHLVEGVLIPTATRQTACVSSQVGCSLSCKFCATGYMDRKRNLDFDEIFDEVALINKQALEQSGKKLTNIVYMGMGEPLLNYKNVLQSIERITSPEGLAMSPKRITVSTAGVAKMIKQLGDDQVRFNLALSLHAANDRKRSEIMPINETNNLKVLVEALNYFYKATQNEISFEYILFKDFNDSVQDADELIKIYRQVPVDLINIIEYNPIDNARFQKPSPEVTDEFMAYLGKHRVNARLRRSRGKDIDAACGQLANKA, encoded by the coding sequence ATGATGAAGAAGCAGAACATACGGCATTTGAGCCTTTCCCAGGTACAGGAAGTATTTGCGGAAATGGGCGAGAAACCGTTCCGGGCCAAGCAGGTGTACGAGTGGCTGTGGCTGAAGCAGGCCCCGGATTTTGAATCCATGACCAACCTGAGCAAGCCTTTGCGCGCTGCCCTGGAAGAAAGGTTCACCCTGCCCTCCATCAAAGTGGACACCACCCAGCAAAGCACCGACGGCACCATCAAAAGCCGTTTCCGCCTCCACGACGGGCACCTGGTAGAAGGGGTCCTGATCCCTACCGCCACCCGGCAAACGGCCTGCGTTTCCTCGCAGGTGGGCTGCAGCCTCAGCTGCAAGTTCTGCGCCACCGGGTATATGGACCGTAAACGCAACCTGGATTTCGACGAAATCTTCGACGAAGTGGCCCTGATCAACAAACAGGCCCTCGAACAATCCGGTAAAAAACTCACCAATATCGTGTACATGGGGATGGGCGAGCCCCTGCTCAACTATAAGAACGTGCTGCAGTCGATCGAGCGCATCACCTCCCCGGAAGGCCTCGCCATGAGCCCCAAACGCATCACCGTGTCTACCGCCGGGGTGGCCAAGATGATCAAACAGCTGGGCGACGACCAGGTGCGGTTCAACCTCGCGCTGAGCCTTCATGCGGCCAACGACAGGAAAAGAAGCGAAATCATGCCCATCAACGAAACCAACAACCTGAAAGTGTTGGTGGAGGCGCTGAACTACTTCTACAAAGCCACGCAAAACGAGATCTCGTTCGAATACATCCTTTTCAAGGACTTCAATGACTCGGTGCAGGATGCGGACGAGCTGATCAAAATATACCGCCAGGTGCCGGTAGACCTGATCAACATTATCGAGTACAACCCGATCGATAATGCCCGGTTCCAGAAACCTTCGCCGGAAGTTACCGACGAGTTCATGGCATACCTCGGCAAACACAGGGTGAATGCGCGCCTGCGCCGCAGTCGCGGGAAAGACATCGACGCCGCGTGCGGTCAACTGGCCAATAAAGCATAA